Proteins from a genomic interval of Syngnathus typhle isolate RoL2023-S1 ecotype Sweden linkage group LG15, RoL_Styp_1.0, whole genome shotgun sequence:
- the cldn2 gene encoding claudin-2 — MASAALELMGFFLGLLGLLGSLVSTVLPFWENTAHIGSNIVTASGSTKGLWMECVHQSTGAFQCETYNSILALSSDLQTSRALMVVSLVLSTLGLAVAVLGMQCTVCLEGSGELKKRVAGVGGCFFLVAGFMTLVPVSWSTNRVIRNFYNPSVPATLKFELGDCLYLGIVSAVLSMLGGSMLAMSFCEGQDDRGGRHRMGRPYGGGGYPYPVAGGAAPQPPPPVGATSLQMGGLSVNNKGRTLVHSGSGSSGGVHVKPLTAGYDVTGYV, encoded by the coding sequence ATGGCCTCTGCGGCTCTGGAGCTGATGGGCTTCTTCCTCGGCCTGCTGGGTCTACTGGGCAGCCTGGTGTCCACGGTGCTCCCTTTCTGGGAGAATACAGCACATATCGGCTCCAACATCGTGACAGCCTCAGGCAGCACCAAGGGCTTGTGGATGGAGTGCGTCCATCAGAGCACCGGGGCCTTCCAGTGCGAGACGTACAATTCCATCCTGGCTCTGTCCTCTGACCTCCAGACGTCCCGGGCCCTCATGGTGGTCTCTCTGGTACTGTCCACCTTGGGCCTGGCCGTCGCCGTCCTGGGCATGCAGTGCACCGTCTGCCTGGAGGGCTCAGGGGAACTCAAGAAACGGGTGGCGGGCGTCGGCGGGTGCTTCTTCCTGGTGGCCGGCTTCATGACTCTGGTGCCCGTCTCCTGGAGCACCAACAGGGTAATCCGGAACTTCTACAATCCCAGCGTACCCGCCACTCTCAAGTTCGAGCTAGGCGACTGTCTTTACTTGGGCATAGTCTCAGCTGTGCTCTCGATGCTGGGGGGCAGCATGCTGGCCATGTCTTTCTGTGAGGGGCAGGACGACAGAGGAGGACGCCACCGTATGGGGAGGCCGTATGGGGGCGGAGGCTACCCCTACCCGGTGGCTGGAGGTGCTGcgccgcagccgccgccgccggtggGAGCCACAAGCCTGCAAATGGGAGGCCTCAGCGTGAACAATAAAGGGCGCACGTTGGTTCACAGCGGTAGCGGGAGCTCCGGGGGAGTCCATGTGAAACCCCTGACGGCAGGATATGATGTCACAGGATACGTGTGA
- the rbm41 gene encoding RNA-binding protein 41 produces the protein MRRVSRRSCEDGPLLEEQETEGQRQLHGLLLRQLHTQVDVERCVAKKESFAPAALYKPFGEQASGVHSLSQFQALQEDEQELAGLRELGLTDPEIQLWQKRDAPEIPEQGHGVCAAPGVKRQRLQVIQDKIAARAKLLARPQRFAASQPLSRREMEIEQALFQGSDRQGFLTALYHRDANKQDGPQETTNPMDSLYKDLLSKPPQGVESAGTSRLLTSALPQESDGKSEEGSAEAPERHLVPPLEISRQIGSLRGADGAGSGRPLTVTGQVVPVTNREIRENRASSEEIRSIPRFRNYQAGKASQVVCVKNLSPQVSVAQLVALFSRFERPGGGGPPLLYRLLTGRMKGQAFVTLPDMETAQKALQLLHGYRLLGKPLVLEFGRERKEVDERGAKTSKLSCDAIHGPSGFPKNSRVAPGAASDQHLSSADGDVSHLKYGGLSRHGKGDLPAVAPVRVAAPTPSAAFPGKEGQG, from the exons ATGCGAAG AGTGAGCCGGCGATCCTGTGAGGATGGCCCGCTGCTGGAGGAGCAGGAGACAGAGGGACAGCGGCAGCTTCACGGCCTTCTGCTACGGCAACTCCACACCCAAGTCGATGTCGAAAG ATGTGTGGCCAAGAAGGAGAGCTTTGCACCAGCGGCACTCTACAAGCCGTTCGGCGAACAGGCGTCCGGCGTGCATAGCCTGTCTCAGTTCCAGGCGTTGCAAGAGGACGAGCAGGAGCTGGCCGGCCTGCGAGAGCTGGGCCTGACCGATCCGGAGATCCAGCTGTGGCAGAAAAGGGATGCCCCGGAAATACCTGAACAG GGTCACGGTGTTTGCGCGGCTCCTGGCGTCAAGCGGCAACGCCTCCAGGTCATCCAGGACAAGATCGCAGCCCGGGCAAAGCTTCTCGCGCGGCCCCAGCGCTTTGCCGCCAGCCAGCCGCTGTCCCGGCGCGAGATGGAGATTGAGCAGGCGCTCTTCCAGGGCAGCGACCGCCAAGGATTCCTTACGGCACTCTACCATCGAG ATGCAAATAAGCAAGATGGCCCTCAAGAAACGACAAATCCAATGGACTCCTTGTACAAAGATCTTCTCAGCAAGCCACCCCAGGGTGTGGAAAGTGCCGGAACGTCACGCCTTTTGACATCTGCCCTGCCACAGGAAAGCGACGGCAAATCAGAGGAAGGCTCAGCAGAAGCGCCGGAGCGCCACCTCGTCCCCCCGCTGGAGATCAGCCGGCAAATCGGCAGCCTGCGTGGGGCAGACGGTGCCGGCTCGGGTCGCCCGCTAACGGTCACGGGGCAGGTGGTGCCCGTGACGAACCGGGAAATCCGGGAGAACCGGGCAAGCTCGGAGGAGATCCGGAGCATCCCGAGATTCCGAAACTACCAGGCTGGAAAAGCCTCCCAA GTGGTGTGCGTGAAGAACCTGAGTCCGCAAGTGTCAGTGGCCCAGCTGGTGGCGCTGTTCTCCAGGTTCGAAAGACCCGGCGGCGGCGGACCCCCGTTGCTCTACCGCCTCCTGACGGGTCGCATGAAGGGTCAGGCCTTTGTCACACTGCCAG ACATGGAAACGGCCCAGAAGGCTTTGCAGCTGCTCCATGGTTACCGGTTGCTAGGGAAACCTTTGGTGTTGGAGTTTGGCCGCGAGCGAAAGGAAGTCGATGAGCGGGGAGCAAAGACGTCAAAA CTATCGTGTGACGCCATACACGGACCCTCCGGGTTTCCCAAGAACTCCCGGGTAGCTCCTGGCGCCGCCTCCGACCAGCATCTGTCCTCTGCTGACGGGGATGTCTCCCATTTGAAGTATGGTGGGCTTTCGCGCCACGGCAAAGGGGATTTGCCCGCCGTGGCCCCTGTACGTGTAGCCGCCCCGACGCCCTCCGCAGCATTTCCCGGCAAAGAAGGACAAGGCTAG